tcaactgctcttccaaaggttctgagttcaaatcccagcaaccacatggtggctcacaaccatccgtaacgaaatctgatgccgtcttctggagtgtctgaagacagctacagtgtacttacatataataaagaaataaatattaaaaaaaaagactgtccaAAAGGAGAGTTTTGAGAGGTTTAGAAGCTGAGAGCAGCTGACCCGGAATCTCAAGCTCTGGAGAACTGAGAGGAGAAAACAGGAAACACACAAGCTTGGGCAGTTAGGAACCACAGGCAACTGCTTTGTGTTTGGGTATAGggagctatgtagaccaggctcactTAAAAcccacagtgatcctcctgcttcagtgtcCTATGTGCCGGTATTATGTGTACGTCACCATGCACACCCCACAGGAGCCTGTGACATAGCAGGTGAGAGGCAGACACCACATGGTGAGTCCAAGAAAGACACGGTGTGAGGCGAGAAGTGAAGATGTGTCCTGTGTGCTGTGGCAAAGGCGGGGTCAAGGGAGGCTTAGCATTTGTCTGTTTTAAACAGAAGGGATCTAAGCGTGTTATTGCCAAGTGTGGAGGTGGAAGCCGAAGAGTGGAGGGTTTGGGGTACtgaagagataaagagagaatcCAAAAGCTGGCTGGGCAGACACAGGGAAGGCCAGGTGGTTGCTGACACATCTTCCGTATGGATCCCATTGGTGGCATTTCTTAGCAACCCAGGACAGACATTCCCACCAGATGCTCTGTAGGACACACAGACATTCCCACCAGATGCGCTGTAGGACAAAGTGCTGACACTCCAGTCACCGTGGTGGGGAATAACTAGTGGGTATGTCAAAAACCCAAGCGGTGCTGCACTTCTGTAAGCCCAATACTTGGGAGATgaaggcaagaagatcaggagttcaaggccagccttggtttacatagtaagttctaagtCTTGAGATAgtcaagagactgtctcaaaaacacaaatcagaaatgaaaaagaaaaaggctagAGCCCTGAAGTGCTCTCTGAGCCCGTTCTCACCTGTGGCTGCCCTGTAAGGCCCCGCCCTCACTTTCTGTGAATTCGGTGCTCCACACATGAAGCAGCTCTTCAATCCATTTCCTGCCATTGTTCCTCCTAGTGTCTACTCTGCTTGTAGTGTGTGGCACAATGGCTCCCAACTGCTCAACAATCGCTTTCTATGACCTAGGGTCCCCCACCTCTTGACTTTGCTTGTCTTGCTGATCCTCAGTATTGGAGAATGCCCTCTCGTCACTCAGCCTCAGCCACTTGCCTAGGTCTCCAGAAGTCCTGTGTCcttagggagaaaggagagagaatagAGATGAGAGGGGCTGACTTCCCCCTTGTCCTCCCCAGAGAGCTCAGTGTATTAGAAACCTGCACCTAGGAGAGAAGGCAGCTCCCTGGAGGTGAGATCCAGTTCTGAGGAGGCTCTAAATCGAGGCAAATCACCATACCTCACCAGAGAATGAGGAAGCAGCGGGGACTCAGGGACCCTCTCAGCAGCAAGGGAACTCACTCAAACACTCATCTTACACAAGCACATTCACCAGTCACCACGGCCACAGCCGGCAAAATGGGGAGGCACAGGGCGGGTCTTTGCTTCCCTTAGCCTAGAGCACACAGGCTAGCGATTCAGGGGAGACGGCACAGTCTGATGGCAGTCCCTCTGAGTCCTCCCTTCTAGGGAGCCTTAATTGTCCCTGCCTTTGTCCTCTCCATTCCTGAGCTCCCTGACTCAGGCTGGTACCCAAATTTCCTAGAGGGAAAAACACTTGCCAGCAGACTAGTACCAATGACACAGAGGAGGTGACTGTGACAGAGCTGTGGATCTGACCCTTCAGGGTCCCTAGCCTGGCCAGTTCAGAGAGAACTTGGAGGtacctccccaacttgcctccaGGATATGGCTCTATGGACTAACTAGGACCTCTTTCCTGCTGGATAAAGTCTGACACCTGGTGGCCAGAGTGAGGAATGACCAGCAGGGCACTTTGCAAATCTCCAGAACTTCTGAACTGTTGGTCCCAGTGAAAGGGGAGCTGACTAGCGGAGCTGGTGGGGAAAGTTCCTAGGCAAGGCAGAATAGACACTAGGGACCCAGAGAAACCTTCCTATTTTTTCACCCTTTAAATCCAGGAAACTCAGAACCTACTAGGCTAAGGTGCTGGGtctgagagggaagagaggggctaGGAGGAGACCCTGAAGGAATATGGCAAAAATGAAGGCTGGGGAAAAGATGAAGGCTGGATGGGCAAGATGTTTTGGGGTGTCCACCTGGGTGCACAAAATCCCCTAAACTGGACTGAATTTCAGCTCAGAATGAGTAGCAGGGCCTGAGTGGGGGAGTTgctaaggagagagaaagaaatgggagagacCTCACATCCCATTGAACTCATGCAGCTGCTGCCCTCCCTCACTTTTACCTGCCCCATCTTTTCAGCTCTAACTGGCTCTGTCCATATGACCCATCTCAAACTGAAGGCGAGGGACTTTCAGGATGTATATTTGTGAAGAGTGCTGACCCCACCCAGAACTGTCACACTGAGTAAAGCTAAGATGAACCTGCTCCCACAGGAGCCGCGCGCAGTGAGTCTCAGCCCCAGGGAGTCCCAGGTCTAGGTTTCTGTTCAGGTTGTTTGTTCTCCTGGTCTTCACAGGACTTTGACCTTGAACCTAATAAGGCTTAGGGTATTTGCAAAGTATAAGTTAACTCCATCCACTTCTATCACCAGCTTCTGGAATCAGTGCTGACCAAAGACACTTCGTATACAAGACAGAATTGAGCCACTAACTTAGACCACCAGTTTGGTCTCCACTCTGAGAACTCTGCATCAAGCAAAGTGTTCTAGGCAGGAAGGAAAATGATGAggttagagaagaaagtaggaaaaCACCCAAAGATAGGAGACCAAGTCAGTGCCCTAACCACCTTAGAGACACGTCGGATACTGAGCAGCCAGGATGATCCATCTTATTGCTCACCTGGAGAGGACAGCATGCTTCCTAGGGAGAGCTCCACCCCCACACACCTCCCCCACCAGAAGGCTAGTGCTAGGGTCCCTGCACTGAAGCAGAGCACTCCAGATCCCTTAGGGGCTGAGGGAACCTAAAGCCCCTGGGAGGTATCTTTCCAGTCAGTGTTGGAGAAGCTACCTGGACCTGAGCCAGGCAGATCTGGGGTGGGGGCTGAAGGGAGGGCAGGTAGGGATGGCTCAGCCAAGATCCACAGAGCAGGTCAGGGTGTCAGGAGCTGCCAAAGGAGACAAGCGACTAGGCGCAGGCAGTGGAGGGAGCTGCTGTGGCCGCCCAGCGGCACACCCCATTTCACGCTCCCTGGGCGGTGGCAGGCCCCACGGCTATCAGCTTTCAGGGGTGGGAGGGACCAGGAATGAGGAGGGGTCTGCCCCACCCAGGCTTCCCTGCTCCCTCAGGGCTTTGTGGACTCAGGAAGTGGGTGCCACATACCTTTGGGAACAGCCCCAGAATATCTGAGGCCTTCTTAGGGAGGAGTGGTGGTCAGTCCCACGGAGCCTAGGAGCTACCCACTATAGAGCCTCACTAGACCTAATGCCTGTGCCTTTCCCTGCCTAGTAGAGAATTCTCCCTGTCCCCCTTCCCAACTCTGTAGGGTCTCTTCTCCCAGATGTCCAGGAGACAGATGGAGGGATCAGACCTGAGCCACCCCAAACAATGGGTCCCAGAAAGGCCTTCCAGGTCTTTGCAGTGTGCCTGCAGCTCCTTCTTCTTCAAGAAGCTAATGGGGGAAGGCTAGCAAGAGGAGGTCCCTGGAGACACAACCTTCTGCCCACCACTGGTGGGTTTCTCTTTGGAGGGGtcctcttctctgcctccacACACACGGGAGGCCAGCCGAGTGCTTCCTAAGCCAGATCACAGAGCTTCCAAAAAGGAGGGCAAAGGCCTCCAACCAGCCATCCTTGCACCCCTGGAAGGAAGAACCGGATGGGCTCTCCAGAGGGTGATTAGTGCTGGGTCAGTCCAAGTGCTGGTTCCCAGACTCCCACGGGCCAGCATTTTCACCCGCTGCCAGGAAGTTGGTGAGGGGGAGGTGGTAGTAGGGGTGAGTCAGTGATGACAGGAGCCCCAAAACAAAGGTCATGGGTAGAGAATTGAGAGACGCTGTTTACAGCAATTACCTCCTGAGGTCTTCTCCCAATGCCTACCATTCTcctccagctctaaggcattcgTGCTCCTGCTCTCCTGTCCAGGACTAACGACTGTGTATGTCCCTCTCTCTACCGCGCAAGCCTGGGAGCTTCTGCCGCACACGGGAAGCTAGTTAGTTACACAGTAGCTGTTACTAAGAGCACTTCTGCAGCACACGGGAAGCTAGTTAGTTACACAGTAGCTGTTACTAAGAGCACTTCTGCAGCACACGGGAAGCTAGTTAGTTACACAGTAGCTGTTACTAAGAGCACTTCTGCAGCACACGGGAAGCTAGTTAGTTACACAGTAGCTGTTACTAAGAGCACTGATCACAATTTGCCTACACTTCCCACTTGCAAAAAAACTCTTTTGATATCTATTTTGAGTTAGCATGTGGGAGATGCTTAGAACTCGGCACATGGAAAGTCCAATATGAGGGTTGGGtttattgaaattattttctgcTCATGATACacattcagaaaaaaacaaaaacaaaaaaacagagcagATCTGTCAGTTAAGAACTGGGGATATGAACCCATGGAGAATGGAGACTATACTTCTGGCGTCCTGCTTGGAATGGAATCTTCCTGACTAGCAAAGTGGACAGAGGCAGGCTGTGGGACTTGACAGCGGCCACAGCAACCGCATGCCTGGGCTGGGTGGACAGTGGCTCTGCCAGCAGACTGTGAGAAAGGAGCCTTCTGAGCTCATGAGTTTCTCCAGCAAGGTCTCCTGGGGCCAGTAAGAGCAGCAGGGAAGGACCTGGACTAGTCCAAACTCTCTTTGGACCTACAGATCTGATCCCACAGCGCTCTAGGGCCAACCGGCAGGAGAAAAAGGTTCTCAGGGGACTTAAAAACTGGCCATGGGGATTAGTGAGGCTGAAaagaacatttgcctaggaagGAAAAACGGGAAGTGAGAGGCCGAGGATAACTCTCTATATGTCCCAAGGGACCCAAGTGGACCAATGAGAAACCCGAGGAGGTGGTGAAGTCTGGGGCATCTTGACAGGTTCTTGGTTCCGCCTAACCCCTCCTCACTCGAAACGCAGCAGCAGCTACCCCGCCCCCCGTCTTCTGCCGATTGCCATTGGCTAGAATTAAGGTCCCGCCCCGCAAAGGCCGTTTGCCATTTGCTTAGGTCTCTGATGTTTGCGTGCTTGTGGGGGCGGAAGACAGGCGTCATTCCCTGGAACCTAGGGACTTCCTCTCTCTGCTTGTCTGGGTCAACTTGTCTGTCCATTGCTGGCCCATCTCTCTCTGGCCCCCTCTCTCACTCTCAGCAGCTGTCTCTCACAGGCCCGCTGCCCTGCCTTTTCTTTGCCTCCTGCTCCGCCTGCCTGGGTGGCCGCCATGGGTCGGAAGCGGTTCATCACTGACTCCTATCCTGTtgtgaagaagagggaggggcccCCTGGGCACAGCAAGGGAGAGCTGGCACCCGAGCTAGGTCTCTAAAATGTGGGGGTGGCAGGAAGAGTGGACATGAAGTGACCAGaaaggactctgtgtgtgtgtgtgtgtgtgtgtgtgtgtgtgtgtgtgtgtgtgtgtgttggctaaaAAGGGAAGCTAGCATGTCTCGCACTTCCGATGAGCTGTCTGTCTGCTGGATGGCAAAGGCAAATGGGTGGGGAGATTGCCAGGATATAGAGTCACAGCTCTAAGTCCAGGGTAGGGCAAAGGCCTGGATGTGCCTGAGGAGCCACCACATGTTATTGCAGGGGAAGACACCCAGTCCCTCAGCCAGGAGGAAACAGAGCTGGAGCTGCTGAGGCAGTTTGACCTGGCCTGGCAGTATGGGCCTTGTACAGGTGAGCACCCCATTTCCAGTCCCTCCCATCAGGCACATCTCTGAATCAGTTCTGTTATCAATGTGTCTCAAAAGTAATCCTGCCTAGCTCTTGGACACTGTCTCCTGAAACTGACTATGGAGGCTCAAGAAACTGCCGTCCATGTCCACTATCCTGGATTCTCCTGCCTATCCTGTCTTCTTTTCCTGATGGCAGGTATCACAAGGCTGCAGCGCTGGAGTCGGGCAGAGCAGATGGGCTTGAAGCCCCCCCTAGAGGTGTACCAAGTGTTGAAGGCACACCCTGAAGACCCTCACTTCCAATGCAGGTCAGGATAGGCTGGGACAGCTTTCAGGGGAACCAGGGACTTCTCCAGGAGCTGCCACCCTCTTGGTCTACGTAGGGGCTACCTTGACTTGGAGAAGTGGGAACAGACTTAGACGGTCCTTCCTGTCAAGCAAGAAGAGTCTGGCTCGAGATAGATCTC
This genomic stretch from Mus musculus strain C57BL/6J chromosome 19, GRCm38.p6 C57BL/6J harbors:
- the Pold4 gene encoding DNA polymerase delta subunit 4, whose product is MGRKRFITDSYPVVKKREGPPGHSKGELAPELGEDTQSLSQEETELELLRQFDLAWQYGPCTGITRLQRWSRAEQMGLKPPLEVYQVLKAHPEDPHFQCSLWHLYPL